The Bradyrhizobium sp. CCGB01 genome segment ATGCCCGCATAGAACGCCCTTGGCCTTGCCGGGCTCAGCGAGCGCGGGTCGTTGAATTCGGCGCCATTGGTGAAGTTGGGCAGGGCTTCGCGGTCGAAGAATGTGCCAAGGGTCGAGTAGCGGTTGTCGAAAATATTGTTCACCCGCCCGTAGATCTGGAAGTTCTTGGTGATCTGGTAGGAGGTGTGGAGGTTGAAGACGGTGTACGAGGGCAACTTCGGAAACTGGTTGGACTCATCGCCGACGAAATACTGGCTCGAGACAAAGAGCGCATCACCACCGACCTTCCAAACATCGGTAACCGCATATTCGATGCTGGCCTTGATGAGGTGGCTCGGCAGGCGCGGGATGTGATTACCCGGCAAGACCTGGATGTTGCCGTCCGCGTCGGCGAACGGGCTGTCTGAGCCAAGCGTCAGCGCGTCGAGGAAGCGTGCATCAAGGAATGCGTAGCTCGCCTGGAACTGAAGCACATTCGACTTCAGGCTCACTTCGGCTTCGACGCCCTGCCTGCGTGTCCGGCCGACGTTCTGGAAAAAGCCAAAGCCGGTCAGGCCCGGAATTGGGGTCGCGAGGATGTCGTCGTAGTTGGTGGCACGGTAGGCACCGATCTTCCAGCCGAGCGAACCGATGTTCAATTCCTTGGTGCCGCGGAAGCCAGCTTCGAACGTCTTGGATACGACTTGCTGAAGTGGGGGGTCAGCGATCAGGAACTGCCCGATGATGCACGGCCTCGCCGGATCAGCGCAGCCGAGTTCGAGTGGCGTCGGCACCCGGTTGGCTTCGGAATAGCCGGCATAGGCGGTGACTTCAGACGTGATCTTGTAGGTGCCGCCGATGATGGGATTGAATCGGTCATAGGTATGATCGCCATTGAGCGCGGTGCCGAGCTGGTCCATCAGCGTGACACGGGCCGCATTGAACCGGCCGCCCGCCGTCACCGCAAAGCGATCGTCCACGTTGAACGTATCGAGCGCATAGAGCCCCTGATATTGGTTGACGGTACGAAGCGACACGGGGCCTACCGATGTCGGGTCACCGGACGCGCCCAGGAATATGCCGCTGCCCGTAACGACATAGTTCGTACCTACCGTCCCCAATTCGGCGCTACCGGTAAAGCGCGTGCTGCTGACATCATAGCTTGCGCCGATCACAAAGCGGTTGTCATGACCGAACAACTGATCGGTGTTCGTCGCCTGCCCGGAGACGCCAAACGTGGTCGATTTCGTGCTGGTGCGATCGATCTCGCCGAGAATGGCATCCGGCGCAAAGGTATTGGCGAGCTGAACGCCGTTGAGGCCGTTGGCCGGCGCTTGAAGGCCGGTCAAAGGGTTGACGTCGCCAAAGCAAAGCAGTGTCGCATCCGCGTCGCAGGGCACCGTATCAGTCGGGTTTCCATCCGCGGTATTCTGTTTGAAGCCCCGCAAATGCGCCGTGCCCTCGAAGGTCCAGGTCGGCGTCGCCTCCACCTTGCCGGTCAGGTTGAGATAGCCGACCTTGTTGGAAATGGTTTGCGGCGTCGTGTAGGTCGCACCCCAATATTGCTGGAGCAATTCGGCCGGAACAGTGCTGGGTCCTGCCAGGGAATTGTTGGCGACGCCCATATTGAGGTGGAATTCGTTGCCTTCAAAGCGATACCCGACATCGCCGTAGAAGCGCCTGACGTCCGATGACGAGAAATTGCGGAAGCCGTTGTCGCGAATGCCTTCGAGCGCTCCGTAGACCGCCCAGTTATTGTCGACCTGCTTGCCCCATTGCGCAGAGCCCTGGATGCGGCCGAACGAACCGCCCATGATGTCGATCTCGGCACCTTGATAGTTGAAGCCGTTCTTCATCTGCAGATCGATGGCGCCGCCGAGCGCGTTAAGGCCGTATGCCGGATTGTTTGTTACGACCACTGCCGATCGGATCGCAGCCGTCGGGATCAGATCCCAATTAACGGTGTCGGAAAACGCCTCGTTGATGCGCACGCCGTTCTGGTAGACGGCGAGGCCCTGCGGCGTGCCGGCCAGAGGTGAAGCGACGAAGCCGCGAAACTGCACATCGGGCTGGAATGGATTGCCGGTCACTTCATTGATGCTGAGACCAGGCACGTACTGCTGCAGGGCAACGGCGATATCTGGCGAGGCGGTACGCCTGATCTGGCTGGCATCAACCGCATTGATCGCCGACGGCACCTTGTCGACATCGAGACCTCTGCCGGTGCCCGGTGATGTCGGATAAACGTATATTCGGGTCTTCGGAGCGGCGGACGCCGGCGCGCCGATGCGCGCGACCGGTCGCGTTGGCGCGGTGCGCCTCACGGCCGGCGGCGGTGGCGCCGTGACCTCGATCGGCGGCAGGTTCTGGACGTTGGTCTGCTCGTCCTGCGCAGCCCCGGCAGGGCCTGCGAAAACCAACCCCGACATCAGCCCCGTCGACACCGAGGCCATCAACAAACGACGCCTGCCCATCCCTGCTTTCCCATCCGTGACCACCGGCCGTTTTGATTTTCGCCGTTTGGGTGAGACCAAGTGTAATCAGCGGTCGCAATCCCGCCAGCCACAAAAGGTCGGGTAATCTCCGCGCCCATTTTCCCGACAAAATCGGGAATTTTTCCCGATCATCTCGGATGCGATCAGGCCCCCGCCGTCGGAACCAGCGCCTCGACGGTCAAGCCGCCCTCGCCGGAGACGACGTTGAGCGTCCCGCCCAGCGCCAGAATTCGCTCGCGCATGCCGACGAGGCCGAAGCCGAGCTTCTGGCCCGGCTCCATGCCACGGCCATTGTCGCTGACCCGTACCCGGGCGCAGCCGCGGCCGCCGGCCTGCTCCACGGGTTCGATGACGACATTCACCGAGGTCGCGCCGGCATGGCGGAACACGTTGGTGAGCGCCTCCTGCACGATGCGGTAAATGGTGAGGTCGGCGGTCTCGCCGGTGACGCCGAGCGCCGGCGAGATCGTGGTTTCGATCGCGACGTCGGGATGCGACTCCCGCCACAACCGCGACAGCGATTCCAGCGCCTGGCGCAGGCCGAGCTCGGCGAGGCCCACGGGCCGGAGCCGTTCCAGCACCCGGCGATTGAACTGCTGAAGCGCGTTGATCTGCTCCATCATGGCACTGCCGTGTTTTCGCACGGCATCCGCGCTCGGGGCGCGTCCATCCGCCTGCTTCGCCAGCGCGCTCGCATGTGCGCGCAGCGAGAAAAGATAGGGCCCGAACTCGTCATGGAGCTCGCGTGCGATCTCCTTGCGCTCGAGGTCCTGGAGCGACACCGCGCGCTCGGCAAGGCGCCGCTTGTCCTCGACCGCCTCACCCAGCGTCGCCGCAAGATGATTGAGCTTGGTGCAGATCGCGGCGAGCTCAGGGGCACCGCCCGGCGCGACGCGCGCGCCATAGCGCCCGTCTTCGAGCTCGGCCATCATTTGCGCCAATGACTGGAGGGGGGCGAGCGCGCGACCCACGACCGTCATCATCACCAGGAACAGCGCGAGCGCGATCACCGAGCCAACCTCGAGCTGGGTGACGATGGCGTCCCAGATCTCGGCGATCTCGTCATCGGGATGCGCGGTGATCACCAGCGAGCCGGGCTTGCCTTGGATCGAGACGGGCACGCTCACCGCGCTCTGCTCGGGATGAACCAGACTGACGAACCAGGCCGGCGGCCCGCGCGCATCGTCGTCGGCTTCGGTTCGCGGCGGCGTCAGCGGGTTCCCGCCGGCGTCCTTGAGGGCTATGCTGACATGGCGCAGGCGGCTGAGATCGCGCGCGATCTGGTTCAGCTTGGCATCCGGATCGGGCGCTTCGTTGAGGTCGGCCACGATCATCTCGATGAATTCGCGCGCGAGCCGGATCACGCTCTGGTCCTCGGCCTGCACGCGCGGCCCGGCTTCGGCGACCTGGCGGCCGATATTGACCGCGAGCCCCAGCGCCAGCAGCAGCGCCAGCAACAGGTTGATGCGCGCGCGCAACGATAGATTTTGCCACATGGGTGCCGCCCGTGCCTCGCGAAGGTTGGCCCGCGCCTGTCCGATGACGTTGACAGAGGCGAAGCGCCCGATATCTAATCGAGAGCGTACAGCAATCCCGGCCGAGCGCGAAACAGGCCAAGACGCTGTCACGGGGAACGCCTATGCGCATTCTGATCGTCGACGATCATCCTATTGTCGCCTCCGGCTGCCGTGCCGTGCTGGCCGACGAGGGCGAGATCGAGATCCTGGAGGCCGCCGACGCCGAAGACGGCGAGTGCGTCTTCATCGTCGAGCGCCCCGACCTCTCGATCATCGACATCAACCTGCCGACCGTCTCCGGCTTCGAGCTCGCGCGCCGCATCCTCGAGCGCGCGCCGGAAGCCCGCATCATCATGTTCAGCATGAACGACGACCCTGCCTTTGCCGCGCGGGCGATCGAGTGCGGCGCCAAGGGCTACGTCTCCAAGACTGGCGACCCCGACGACCTCGTCGAGGCGATCCGCGCTGTCGGAGGCGGCGGCACTTATCTGCCCACCGCGATCGCACGCAGCATCGCGTTCGCGGGACCTGCGCTGGCGCAAAGCCCGCTGTCGAAGCTGAACGCGCGCGAGATGGAGATCCTGCGGCTGCTCAGCGCCGGAAAGAGCCTGTCCGAGATCGCCTGGCTGGTGCAATCGTCCTACAAGACGGTGGCCAACACCTCCTCGATCATGCGCCAGAAACTCGGCGTGAAGACCTCGGTCGAGCTGGTTCGGCTGGCGATCGACAGCGGCGTCGCCTGACGCG includes the following:
- a CDS encoding TonB-dependent receptor, producing the protein MGRRRLLMASVSTGLMSGLVFAGPAGAAQDEQTNVQNLPPIEVTAPPPPAVRRTAPTRPVARIGAPASAAPKTRIYVYPTSPGTGRGLDVDKVPSAINAVDASQIRRTASPDIAVALQQYVPGLSINEVTGNPFQPDVQFRGFVASPLAGTPQGLAVYQNGVRINEAFSDTVNWDLIPTAAIRSAVVVTNNPAYGLNALGGAIDLQMKNGFNYQGAEIDIMGGSFGRIQGSAQWGKQVDNNWAVYGALEGIRDNGFRNFSSSDVRRFYGDVGYRFEGNEFHLNMGVANNSLAGPSTVPAELLQQYWGATYTTPQTISNKVGYLNLTGKVEATPTWTFEGTAHLRGFKQNTADGNPTDTVPCDADATLLCFGDVNPLTGLQAPANGLNGVQLANTFAPDAILGEIDRTSTKSTTFGVSGQATNTDQLFGHDNRFVIGASYDVSSTRFTGSAELGTVGTNYVVTGSGIFLGASGDPTSVGPVSLRTVNQYQGLYALDTFNVDDRFAVTAGGRFNAARVTLMDQLGTALNGDHTYDRFNPIIGGTYKITSEVTAYAGYSEANRVPTPLELGCADPARPCIIGQFLIADPPLQQVVSKTFEAGFRGTKELNIGSLGWKIGAYRATNYDDILATPIPGLTGFGFFQNVGRTRRQGVEAEVSLKSNVLQFQASYAFLDARFLDALTLGSDSPFADADGNIQVLPGNHIPRLPSHLIKASIEYAVTDVWKVGGDALFVSSQYFVGDESNQFPKLPSYTVFNLHTSYQITKNFQIYGRVNNIFDNRYSTLGTFFDREALPNFTNGAEFNDPRSLSPARPRAFYAGMRVTF
- a CDS encoding histidine kinase, which encodes MWQNLSLRARINLLLALLLALGLAVNIGRQVAEAGPRVQAEDQSVIRLAREFIEMIVADLNEAPDPDAKLNQIARDLSRLRHVSIALKDAGGNPLTPPRTEADDDARGPPAWFVSLVHPEQSAVSVPVSIQGKPGSLVITAHPDDEIAEIWDAIVTQLEVGSVIALALFLVMMTVVGRALAPLQSLAQMMAELEDGRYGARVAPGGAPELAAICTKLNHLAATLGEAVEDKRRLAERAVSLQDLERKEIARELHDEFGPYLFSLRAHASALAKQADGRAPSADAVRKHGSAMMEQINALQQFNRRVLERLRPVGLAELGLRQALESLSRLWRESHPDVAIETTISPALGVTGETADLTIYRIVQEALTNVFRHAGATSVNVVIEPVEQAGGRGCARVRVSDNGRGMEPGQKLGFGLVGMRERILALGGTLNVVSGEGGLTVEALVPTAGA
- a CDS encoding response regulator transcription factor, with protein sequence MRILIVDDHPIVASGCRAVLADEGEIEILEAADAEDGECVFIVERPDLSIIDINLPTVSGFELARRILERAPEARIIMFSMNDDPAFAARAIECGAKGYVSKTGDPDDLVEAIRAVGGGGTYLPTAIARSIAFAGPALAQSPLSKLNAREMEILRLLSAGKSLSEIAWLVQSSYKTVANTSSIMRQKLGVKTSVELVRLAIDSGVA